The region CCCACCCTGTCCCATGCGCCAGTCGTCGGGGGCCGGGTCGCCGGTAGTGAGATCCGCCGGGTCCTGGTAGAGATACCGCGCGTAGGCGCGCGCGTCGACGGCTCGCCCGAGCGCGCCGCCGTACTGCACGGTGCCGCCGACCCGGTCTTCGGTGCCGACATGCGCCAGCGCAAGACCGCCCGTGGTCTCCGCCGCCGGACGGGTGATGATGTTGATGACGCCGTTGACCGCGTTCGATCCCCACAGGGTGGCGCCGGGCCCGAGGATCACCTCGATGCGGTCGATGTCCTGCAGGACGACATCCTGCACGTCCCAGAAGACGCCCGCGAAGAGGGGCGAGTAGACGGCGCGGCCGTCGATCAGCACGAGCAGCTTGTTCGAAGTCACTTCGTTGAACCCGCGCGCGCTGATCGCCCATTCGCGCGCGCCGGCACGCGCCACCTCGAGCCCCGGCGCGAGCCGGAGCGCCTCGGGGAGCGAGGCCGCGCCGCTGCGCTCGATGTCCTCGCGGGTGATCACGAAGACCGCGGCGGCGGCCTCGGAAATCGGCTCGGGGCGCCGGCTCACGGAGGTCACCCGGATCCGCGCCAACTGCGTGATGTCGAGGTCGCCCAGGCTCTGGTCCGGCGCCGGTTGCTGGCCGGCCAGCGCCACCGGCAGGAGGATCGCGGCGGTGGCGAGAAGGGTGGCGCGGCGCACCGGGTCAGTCCGGGCGCAGCAGGCGGGTCACTCTGCGGAGCAGCTCCTCGGGGTCAAATGGCTTGCGGAGGAACGTGGCTGCGACGGAGGCCGGCGGCTCGATGTCGAATCCAGAGATGTAGAGCACGGGAATCGGCGCGCGGCGCTCGGCGAGGCGGCGTCCGAGCTGCCAGCCATCCATGTGGGGCATGCGCACGTCGGTGATGATGAGATCGAAGCCGTCGGAATCGGTCTCGATCAGGCGCCAGGCCCGCGCGCCGTCGGGGGCCACCGCCACGCCGTAGCCGCTTTCCTGCAGCAGGCGGGCGACGTAGGACCGGACGATCTCCTCGTCATCCACCACGAGGACGCGGCCGAGATGCGGCGCGGTCGCGCCGCCCGGGTCATCATCGGGGGCGGGGCGCCAGCCGGCGTAGCCGTCGCGGGCATCGGCGTCGAGGAGCAGAAGGGTGGGGCCGCAGGGCATTGCGGGAACTCCGGGGACAGGACTACGGTGGCGGTCGAGCGATGCGTGTGCCTAACATGGCCCGCGGGGAACTTGCGTCAAGGGCGGCGGGTGCTGGGGACGGCATTCGATGCTTGAATGGCGCTATCGTCCCCCGCCGGCCCCGAGCTATATTTTCGATTCCCTTCGAGTTCCGGCGCCGTAGCCAAGTGGTAAGGCAGAGGTCTGCAAAACCTCGATCGACGGTTCGATTCCGTCCGGCGCCTTGCAGCAGACGCAATTGCGCCGAGCCGCACCGGTGAGCCTGAGGGTGCCGGCTGATTCGAGCCCCACCGCGCCGTCGTACACACCACAGCCAACCGCTCCGCGATGTTCGCCGCGACCATTTCGCGGCGCCGGCAAGGTCCCGTGCCTCCGAACTCGCGCGCCGCGCGCTCTTGCGCCTTTCGCGCCCGCCTCTATTATTTGCACGCTCAATTATTGGCATCCCTCGCCAAAGGCGGCCACCGTGCTCCGACAACCCCGCGCCACACCCGCCGCCGACGTGGAGCTTTGTCCCCGCTCGCCCCGCTGGCAGCGCCGCCCCGCCGAGCGGCGGCGCGAGATCATCGATGCCGCCGTCTCGACCTTCGGCCGCTGCGGCTTCGAGCGCGCCACCCTGGCCGACGTGGCCGAGCGCGCCGGCGTCTGCCCCGGCACCGTCTCCCACTACTTCGGCTCCAAGGGTGGGCTCTTCCAGGCCGTGATCGCCGAGCGGTTCGTCGGCTTCATCGCCCAGGAAGAAGCGCTCCTCGCGGACGAGGACGCGCCCACCTCCGCAACCGTGCGGCTCGACCAGATGCTCCGCCGACTCTGGGAGCACACCTGGTCGCCCGGCACGCTCGAACTGATCCAGGTGACCCAGGTCGACTCGGCCGACTTTCCGGAATCCGGCCGGCTGCTCTGCCGAGAATTGAGCGGCCGCTGGCGGCGGCTCATGGGCGCCACCCTCGAGACCGGCATCCGCTCGGGAGAGTTCCGCCGGGTCGATTCCGACGTCACCGCGCGGATCATCGGGTACACGGTGCTCGGCGTCGCGCAGAAGGTTTCAGCGTTCGCGCCCTATGATGCCGACATGCCGAGCCGGGAGGCGACGTGGAAGGTGGTGCGCGAGCTGGTGCATCGATACGTGAAGGCGGACGGCACGCTAGCGCACCGCAAGACTGCGAACCGCGCTAGCGCGCGAACACCCCGCAAGGGCGCCGCAGCCCGCACGCGGGCGGAGGATGCATGAAATCGTCTCGATCCATTGCCGGCCTGCTGGCGCTCCTCGTCGCTTCGAGCTGCAAGCATGCCGCGCCGCCCCAGGCGCCGCCGCCCCCCGAGGTCGCCGTCGTAACGCTGGCACCGCGGCCCGTGCCGGAATCCTACGAGTTCACCGGCGAGGTGCAGCCGTACCGCCGTGTGGAAGTGCGCGCGCGGATCGACGGCGTGATCGAGGCGCGCCCCTTCACCGAAGGCGCCTTCGTCAAGCCCGGCCAGGTGCTCTACCGGCTCGACCGCGTCCGCCCCGAGGCCGCCTACCAGAACGCGCTTGCCCGCGCGCAGAACGCCCGCCGCACGCTCGCGCGGCTGGAGCCGCTGCTGGCGCAGAACGCGGTGGCGCAGCAGGACGTCGACAATGCGCGCACCGAGGTGCAATCGGCCGAGGCGGCGCTCGCGGAAGCGAAAAAGAATCTGGACGACACGGTGGTGCGCGCCGAGATCGCGGGCCGGGTGGGCCGCACCATGCTCGACGTGGGCGCCCGCGTCCGAGGGTCCGACGACATCCTCACCACGATCGACGTGCTCGATCCGATCTACGTGAGCTTCCGTCCCTCGGCCCAGCAACTGCTCGACTGGAAGGAGCACCCCGAGAGCCGCGCACTCGTCCAGCCGGGGAGCCAGCTCGCCGTGCACGTGACGCTGCCCAATGGATCGCCGCTGCCGCGCACCGGTCACCTCGACTTCGTGGCGCCGTCGCTCGATGCCACGACCGGCACGCAGGAGTTCCGCGCCCGGTTCGACAACGACGACCACCTGCTCGTACCCGGCCAGTTCGTGCGGGTGCGGCTCACCGGCTTCGTGCGCGACAGCGCGCTCGCCGTGCCGCAACGCGCCGTCCAGCAGGCGCTCGGCCGCCAGTTCGTGTACGTGGTGGGCAAGGGCGACACCGTGGCCACCCGTGACATCGAGCCCGGCCCCTGGAGCGGCGGGCTCTGGATCGTCGACCGCGGCCTCGCCGCGGGTGAGCGGGTGATCGTGGACGGCGTGCAGAAGGTCGCGGCGGGCCAGCCGGTGCATCCGGTGCCGGCCGCCGACACGACCGGTGCCGCCGGCGCCGACAGCGCGGCGCTCGACACCGAAACCTCGCAGCTCGGGGCCACGCGGTGAACGACATGCCCCGAAAGCCCGGCGCGGCCAACGCGGACGCCGAGATCAGGTACTTCTTCATCCGGCGGCCGGTGCTCTCGGTCGTCATCAGCCTGGTCATCACGCTGCTCGGCATCTTCGCCATCCGGCTGCTGCCGATCTCGCGCTATCCGCAGATCACGCCGCCCGCCGTGACGGTGCAGGCGACGTACCCCGGCGCCACCGCCGAGGACGTGGCCGAAGCCGTGGCGGCGCCGATCGAGCAGCAGCTCTCGGGGTTGCAGGGACTGCTCTACTACTCGTCGGCCAACGCGAGCGACGGGACGATGAGCCTGAACGTGTACTTCGACGTCACGCGCGACCAGGACCTGGCGGCGGTCGACGTGCAGAACGCCGTGCAGCTCGCCGAACCGCAGCTTCCCGATGCCGTGCGGCAGAACGGTGTCACCATCCTCAAGGCCAACACCGACATTCTCGGCGTCGTGGCGCTCACCTCGGACGATCCGCGGTACGACGCCGCGTACCTCACCAACTACCTCCGCCTCTACATCGAGGACGAGATCAAGCGGGTGCCAGGCATCGGCAACGCCAACACGTTCGGCGGTCTCGAGTTCTCGATGCTGATCCAGCTCGACCCCGACCGGATGGCGCAGCTCGGCGTCACCACGGGCGATGTGGCGGCCGCGGTGCGGGAGCAGAACGCCACCAACCCGGCGGGCCGAGTGGGGCGCGAGCCGGCGCCGCCCGGCACCGAGCTCACGCTGCCGGTGACGGCGCTCGGCCGGCTCAAGACCCCCGAGCAGTTTGCCGACATCGTGGTGCGCGCCAAGCCCGACGGCGCGCTCATCCGGATCCGCGACGTGGGCCGCGTGGTGCTCGGCTCGCGCAACTATGACCTCGTGGGCCGGCTCAACGGCAAGCCGTTCGCGGCGCTGCTCATCTATCTCCGGCCCGGCGCCAATGCGCTCGCGGTGAAGGACGCGACGGTGAAGCGCATGGCGGAGCTCGCGCGCAACCTGCCGGCCGGCGTGCACTGGGCGATCCCGTTCGACACGACGCCATTCGTCACCGCATCGATCAAGGAGGTGGTCACCACCCTGGTCGAGGCGATGCTGCTGGTGACGCTCGTGGTGTTCGTCTTCCTCCAGAGCTGGCGGGCGACGCTCATCCCGATGCTGGCGGTGCCGGTGAGCGTCATCGGCACGTTCCTCGGCCTCCTCATGCTCGGCTTCACCATCAACGTGCTGACGCTCTTCGCGCTGGTGCTCGCGATCGGCATTGTGGTGGACGACGCGATCGTGGTGATCGAAAACACGGAGCGCATCATGGCGAGCGAAGGCCTCGCCGCGCGCCCCGCCGCCGACCGCGCCATCCGCCAGGTGGCGCCGGCGCTCGTCGCCATCGTGCTCTCGCTCTGCGCCGTGTTCGTGCCGGTCGCGTTCCTCGGCGGGGTGACGGGCGAGATGTTCAAGCAGTTCGCGGTGACGCTGGTGATCTCCGTCGTGCTCTCGGGTCTCGTGGCGCTCACCCTGACTCCGGCGCTCTGCGCCATGTTGCTCAAGGAGTCGAACGAGGCGCACCAGGGCGGCATCTTCGGTGCGTTCAACCGCGGTTTTGCGCGGGTGACGCGGGGCTACACCGGCGGCGTGGGCCGCATGCTCGGCCGGCCGCGGCTCTGGCTCGCAGTATTCGCCGTCCTGGTGGCGCTCGCCGTGGTGCTCTGGCGGACGATTCCGAGCGCGTTCATTCCGACGGAGGACAAGGGCTACTTCGCGATCGCGCTGCAGCTCCCCGATGCCGCGTCGCTGCAGCGCACCGAGCAGGTGATGCAGCGGGTGGAGGGCTTCCTCAAGGCGGAGCCGTCGGTGCAGAACATCGTGGCCCTGGGCGGACTCGACATCCTCACGCGGACCAACCAGACCAACAGCGCCACGATCTTCATCAACCTGGTGCCGTGGGAGAAACGGGGCGCCGGCCAGTCCATCGACGACATCACCGGGCGGGTGAACGCCAAGCTGTTCGGGATGAAGGACGCGATCGGCTTCGCGTTCAACCTGCCGGAGATACCCGGCCTGGGTGCCACGTCGGGCGTCGAGGCCAACCTGCAGAACCGAAGCGGGCAGAGCGTGGCCGAGTTCGCCACGAAGGTGCAGGAGTTCGTGGCGGCGGCCAACCAGCTCCCGGCGGTACAGGGGGTCAACACCAACTTCCGCGCCAACGTACCGCAGGTGTACGTCGACGTGGACCGCGCCGCGGCCAAGTCGCGTGGCGTGAGCCTCACCGACCTCTTCAGCACGCTGCAGACGTTTCTCTCGACGCTCTATATCAACGACTTCAATCTCTACGGCCGCACCTACCGGGTGCAGGCGGAAGCGCAGCCGCAGTTCAGGAGAACGCCTGAGGACATCGGCCGGCTCTACGTGCGGGGGCGCAACGACGAAATGATTCCGGTGTCGGCGCTCACCCGGACGGAGTTCCGCAGCGGGCCCACGCAGCTCCTCCGCTTCAACGGCTTCGGCTCGGCGCTGATCACGGGAAATCCCAAGGCCGGGCGCAGCTCGGGCGAGGTGCTGGATCAGCTCGACCAGCTCGTCGCCGCGAAGTTCGCGTCGCAGGGGGTGGGCATCGCCTACTCCGGCCAGTCATTCCAGGAGCGGGCCGGCAGCGGGCAGGCCGGGCTCGTCTTCGCGCTCGGGCTCGTGATGGTGTTTCTCGTGCTCGCCGCGCAGTACGAGAGCTGGTCGATTCCGTTCGCCGTGCTGCTTGGCGTGCCGTTCGGGGCGCTCGGTGCGCTGCTCGGCATCTGGCTCCGGGGCACGCCGAGCGACATCTACTTCCAGGTGGGGCTCATCACCGTGGTGGGGCTCGCGGCCAAGAACGCGATCCTCATCGTCGAGTTCGCCAACGACATGCGGGTGCGGGGCACGCCGCTCCGCGAGGCGGCCGTCGAGGCGGCGCGCGAGCGGTTCCGGCCGATCCTCATGACGTCGTTCGCGTTCATCCTCGGCGTGTCGCCGCTCGTCATCGCGAGCGGTGCGGGCGCGGCGAGCCGGCACTCGCTCGGCACCGGCGTGTTCGCCGGTATGCTCTTCGCCACGACGATCGGGATCTTCTTCATCCCGCTCTTTTTCCGGGTGATCCGCGGGGCGGCGGAGCGGACCGATGAGCGTCGCAAGCACAAGGACGTTCAACGCGAGGCGGCGCGACTGCCGGAAAGCGCGCGGTGAGCGCCCCCGCACGCGGGGTGCGCACGCCGGGCGCGCGCACGACAGCCGCCCGCGCCGTCGGCGCGCTCGTGCTCGGCGCCGCGGCGCTCGTGCTCGGCTGCGCCGTGGGCCCGAGCTACCACCCAGTGGGAGTCGTCCCACCGGACACGCACTTCGGCTCCGGCGCCGACACCGGTGCGACGCGCGCCTACTTCGACTCGCTCGCCGCCGCACGCACCGCCGACACCGTTCCGCTCGGCCCCACGCCCGAGCCCGCGGTGGCGCCGCCGGGCGTGGCGCCGCCGCTCACGCGCGCCGCCGACTCGCTCGCCGGTGCCGCATGGCTCGATATCCTCCGTGACACGACGCTCGTGCGGCTGGTCGAGACGGCCGTGCGGCAGAACCGCGACGTGCAGACGGCGGTGCAGCGGATCCGCGAGTTCCGCGCGGAGCTGGGCGTCGCCCGCTCGCCGCTGTTTCCCGAGGTCTCCGTCAACGCGAGCGCCAGCACCAACCAGGTGGCGGTGGGCGCATTCCCGCCCACGTCGTTCAACGCCCTGCGGGTGACGGGCGATCTCGCATGGGAGCTGGATCTCTGGGGCCGGATCCGGCGGGGCGTCGAGGCGGCGCGCGCCGATCTGGGCGTCGAGGAGGCGGCGCACCGCGCGGTGCTGCTGACGCTGGTGAGCGACGTCGCCTCCAGCTATCTCCAACTCCTCGAGCTCGATCAGGAGCGCACGATCGCCGAGCGGACGCTCGCCTCGCGGCGGGAGACGCTGCGCCTCGCGCGGAGCCGGTTCCAACAGGGCGTGATTTCCGAGCTCGACGTGCGGCAGTTCGAGGCGGAAGCGGCGGTCCCGGCGACGACGCTGGCCACGCTCGAGCGGTTGCGCGCCCAGCAGGCGCACCAGTTGAGCGTGCTGCTCGGCGAGGCACCGGCGCCGATTCCGCGCGGCGGCGCGCTCAACGACGCGGTGGCCGCGCTCGTGGTGCCCGATTCGCTGCCGGCGAGCCTGCTTGCGCGGCGGCCCGACATCGCGGAGGCGGAGCGTGCGTACGCCGCCGCGACGGCGCGGATCGGCGTGGCCCAGGCGGAACGGCTGCCGACGGTGTCGATCACGAGCTCGTACGGCTCGCAGTCGCCCAACACGAGCAACCTGTTCACCGGACAGACCGAGGTGTACCAGGTGCTGGGCGGCGTGTCGCTCCCGCTCTTCACCGGCGGCCGGATTTCCAACCAGATCGAGGCGGCGCGCGCGCGGGCGGAGCAGGCGCGGGCGCAGTACGAGCAGTCGGTGCTCGTGGGCTTGCGCGAAGCGGGCGACGCGCTCGCCGCGATCGGAAGCGCGCGGGACCAGGCCGCGGCGCAGGCCACGCAGGTGGAAGCACTCCGCCGCGCGCTCGCCCTCGCCGCCGTGCGCTATCGGAGCGGGGTGGCCAGCTACCTCGAAGTGCTCGACGCCCAGCGCAGCCTCTTCTCCGCGGAGCTCGGGCTGAGCCAGGCGCAACTCCTGCAACTCACGTCCGCCGTGCAGCTTTACCGCGCCATCGGAGGCGCCTGGAACCCGTAACCCTTCGGGCCGCGCATCATCGGCGTGAGCCACGTCACGCCGCTCGTCCTGCCCATCTCGCAGCCGCAGGACCCTTCCTCTCCCATCATCGCTTGTCCGCCCCGGCGGGCCGAGGGCCCGGGTTCCCCAGCGGGCGGAGGCGAGATGGCAAGCAGCAGTGAGTCACACGAGTTGCGGGCACGGGAGATCGACGGCCTCCGCTTCGCCGCGGTCGGGTTCATCGCGCTCTTCCATGTCGTGCATTACTACGTAAAGATCGGCGGCGCCGGGCCAGTCTCGGCGAGCGGTCCGGCCACGCGGTACGTGCTCGCGGATCTCGCGCCTTACGGACATCCGGCCATCGCACTGCTCGTGCTCTGCAGCGGGTTCATTTTCGCGTGGCCGTTCGCGATGCACTACCTGGGCGGCGCGCCCTGCCCGCGTTGGCGGCCGTTCGTGCGCCGGGCGATCGGCGCGCACCGGGTGCTCTACGTCCTGGGCCTCACGTTCTTCCTTGGCTGCTTCACCATCGCCGAGGCCCGATCGCTGCTCACGCTCGTGCCGCACTACCTCGCCGGCGTCTTCTACATCCACAGCCTGGTCTTCGGCCAGCCGAACCCGATCGATGCCGGGACATGGTTTCTCGAGGTCGAGGTGCAGCTCATCCTGCTGGCACCGCTCCTCGCGCGCCTCTTCGCAATCCGAAGCGCGCGAGCGCGCCGCGGCGTGCTGGTGGCGCTCATCGTGGTGCTGGCCGCCGCGCAAGCGTGGCTCGTGCCGCCGGGCTCGCGCCTCGCGCTCACCGCGATTCCATTCCTGCCCGTCTTCTTTGCGGGGTTTCT is a window of Gemmatimonadales bacterium DNA encoding:
- a CDS encoding response regulator — encoded protein: MPCGPTLLLLDADARDGYAGWRPAPDDDPGGATAPHLGRVLVVDDEEIVRSYVARLLQESGYGVAVAPDGARAWRLIETDSDGFDLIITDVRMPHMDGWQLGRRLAERRAPIPVLYISGFDIEPPASVAATFLRKPFDPEELLRRVTRLLRPD
- a CDS encoding TetR/AcrR family transcriptional regulator, producing the protein MLRQPRATPAADVELCPRSPRWQRRPAERRREIIDAAVSTFGRCGFERATLADVAERAGVCPGTVSHYFGSKGGLFQAVIAERFVGFIAQEEALLADEDAPTSATVRLDQMLRRLWEHTWSPGTLELIQVTQVDSADFPESGRLLCRELSGRWRRLMGATLETGIRSGEFRRVDSDVTARIIGYTVLGVAQKVSAFAPYDADMPSREATWKVVRELVHRYVKADGTLAHRKTANRASARTPRKGAAARTRAEDA
- a CDS encoding efflux RND transporter periplasmic adaptor subunit, yielding MKSSRSIAGLLALLVASSCKHAAPPQAPPPPEVAVVTLAPRPVPESYEFTGEVQPYRRVEVRARIDGVIEARPFTEGAFVKPGQVLYRLDRVRPEAAYQNALARAQNARRTLARLEPLLAQNAVAQQDVDNARTEVQSAEAALAEAKKNLDDTVVRAEIAGRVGRTMLDVGARVRGSDDILTTIDVLDPIYVSFRPSAQQLLDWKEHPESRALVQPGSQLAVHVTLPNGSPLPRTGHLDFVAPSLDATTGTQEFRARFDNDDHLLVPGQFVRVRLTGFVRDSALAVPQRAVQQALGRQFVYVVGKGDTVATRDIEPGPWSGGLWIVDRGLAAGERVIVDGVQKVAAGQPVHPVPAADTTGAAGADSAALDTETSQLGATR
- a CDS encoding multidrug efflux RND transporter permease subunit, whose amino-acid sequence is MPRKPGAANADAEIRYFFIRRPVLSVVISLVITLLGIFAIRLLPISRYPQITPPAVTVQATYPGATAEDVAEAVAAPIEQQLSGLQGLLYYSSANASDGTMSLNVYFDVTRDQDLAAVDVQNAVQLAEPQLPDAVRQNGVTILKANTDILGVVALTSDDPRYDAAYLTNYLRLYIEDEIKRVPGIGNANTFGGLEFSMLIQLDPDRMAQLGVTTGDVAAAVREQNATNPAGRVGREPAPPGTELTLPVTALGRLKTPEQFADIVVRAKPDGALIRIRDVGRVVLGSRNYDLVGRLNGKPFAALLIYLRPGANALAVKDATVKRMAELARNLPAGVHWAIPFDTTPFVTASIKEVVTTLVEAMLLVTLVVFVFLQSWRATLIPMLAVPVSVIGTFLGLLMLGFTINVLTLFALVLAIGIVVDDAIVVIENTERIMASEGLAARPAADRAIRQVAPALVAIVLSLCAVFVPVAFLGGVTGEMFKQFAVTLVISVVLSGLVALTLTPALCAMLLKESNEAHQGGIFGAFNRGFARVTRGYTGGVGRMLGRPRLWLAVFAVLVALAVVLWRTIPSAFIPTEDKGYFAIALQLPDAASLQRTEQVMQRVEGFLKAEPSVQNIVALGGLDILTRTNQTNSATIFINLVPWEKRGAGQSIDDITGRVNAKLFGMKDAIGFAFNLPEIPGLGATSGVEANLQNRSGQSVAEFATKVQEFVAAANQLPAVQGVNTNFRANVPQVYVDVDRAAAKSRGVSLTDLFSTLQTFLSTLYINDFNLYGRTYRVQAEAQPQFRRTPEDIGRLYVRGRNDEMIPVSALTRTEFRSGPTQLLRFNGFGSALITGNPKAGRSSGEVLDQLDQLVAAKFASQGVGIAYSGQSFQERAGSGQAGLVFALGLVMVFLVLAAQYESWSIPFAVLLGVPFGALGALLGIWLRGTPSDIYFQVGLITVVGLAAKNAILIVEFANDMRVRGTPLREAAVEAARERFRPILMTSFAFILGVSPLVIASGAGAASRHSLGTGVFAGMLFATTIGIFFIPLFFRVIRGAAERTDERRKHKDVQREAARLPESAR
- a CDS encoding efflux transporter outer membrane subunit, giving the protein MSAPARGVRTPGARTTAARAVGALVLGAAALVLGCAVGPSYHPVGVVPPDTHFGSGADTGATRAYFDSLAAARTADTVPLGPTPEPAVAPPGVAPPLTRAADSLAGAAWLDILRDTTLVRLVETAVRQNRDVQTAVQRIREFRAELGVARSPLFPEVSVNASASTNQVAVGAFPPTSFNALRVTGDLAWELDLWGRIRRGVEAARADLGVEEAAHRAVLLTLVSDVASSYLQLLELDQERTIAERTLASRRETLRLARSRFQQGVISELDVRQFEAEAAVPATTLATLERLRAQQAHQLSVLLGEAPAPIPRGGALNDAVAALVVPDSLPASLLARRPDIAEAERAYAAATARIGVAQAERLPTVSITSSYGSQSPNTSNLFTGQTEVYQVLGGVSLPLFTGGRISNQIEAARARAEQARAQYEQSVLVGLREAGDALAAIGSARDQAAAQATQVEALRRALALAAVRYRSGVASYLEVLDAQRSLFSAELGLSQAQLLQLTSAVQLYRAIGGAWNP
- a CDS encoding acyltransferase family protein, with amino-acid sequence MASSSESHELRAREIDGLRFAAVGFIALFHVVHYYVKIGGAGPVSASGPATRYVLADLAPYGHPAIALLVLCSGFIFAWPFAMHYLGGAPCPRWRPFVRRAIGAHRVLYVLGLTFFLGCFTIAEARSLLTLVPHYLAGVFYIHSLVFGQPNPIDAGTWFLEVEVQLILLAPLLARLFAIRSARARRGVLVALIVVLAAAQAWLVPPGSRLALTAIPFLPVFFAGFLLLDLHVAGGRPPETSPAWDVVALLALALMAGVWRTTQLNWLALPALTLLLGVATLRGRYLSRGLRSRRMMGVAAGWYGLYLLHGPLVVVAVELTRHLVVTDSFAVNLLVQCLLVAPLLAALLAAVLAGERVVGAWTLPSWWDRIGREGVGPGEAVHGPPRRSSLELLLGSPPAIRGESTAE